GGGTGAATTAGCTGCGTATATGATTACTAATAAAGAAAAAGGAAACATCAAAATACCTTTTAAATTTATAGATAGATGTTCTATTTAATAAGGCTTTATTTGTTATAAATTATAGATAATTATATTTTTTACATCAAATATTAATAAGAGTTTAATTAATAAGTACAATGTGTGTAAAATCATCAGTACTGTTCAGAATAGTAAGTTGTATATAATACTATTCTTTTGTGAAAAAAAGAGTTAAGTAATGGTGTATACAGTGTTATGGAAACTCTAATGTAAACTAATTTTTAAATTAAATTAATTAACCGAATATGAAAAAAAAATCAAAAAAACATGGAAGTGGGATAAGCAAGACCTATCTATTTGGAATGTTATTCTTTTTAGGGATCTGTGGTTTTACTGCCCAAGCACAAATAAGTACCGTGTCGGGTACAATTACGGCTGATGATGGATTACCAATACCAGGGGCAAATGTTGTTCAAAAAGGAACAACAAATGGTGTCATAAGTGATTTTGATGGAAATTATATGATTTCATTAAAACCAGGAGCACAAGTTTTGGTTTTTTCTTACCTAGGATACGAAACACAAGAAGTTTCTGTTAAGAATAAAAATACTGTTAACGTTGTTTTAGGTAAGAGCAGCGAAGAATTAGATGAAGTTGTAATTATTGGTTATGGAGAGGTTAAACGAGCAGATGTAATTGGAGCTGTAGGTTCTGTAAAGTCTGAAGAAATCCTACAAGTAGCACCAGTAAGTGCCTTAGAAGGAATGCAAGGACGTGTTGCTGGGGTTCAAATTACTAGCGATGGAGGTCCAGGTTCTGGTTCTGAAATCCAAATTAGAGGTATTTCAACCTTTGGTGCAGGTTCAGCCCCATTATATATTGTAGATGGTCAGCAAGTAGAAGATATTGATAATATCAACCCTTCTGATATTGAGAATATAGATATCTTAAAAGATGGAGCTTCTGCAGCAATTTATGGTTCTAAAGCGGCAAACGGGGTAGTATTAGTAACAACAAAACAAGGTAAAGCAGGCTTTCCAAAAATGACTGTAGACTACATAAACTCTGTAAGTTTTTTAAATAATTTAGTTCCTGTATCTAACACTAGACAATGGAATAAGTTCGAAAAACTTAGAACAGGTAGTACAGATGCTTCTGGGACTGTTTTAGATTCTTTAGGGATTAGAAATCAATTAGTTGTAGATGTTCAAGATGCAATTAAACAATTGGGAGTAAAGAATCAATTGAACTTAGCCTTTAGTGGTGGTGGTGAAAAATCTAAGTTTTATTGGAATACAGGTTATTTAAAAGAATCAGGAATCATTATTGGTAGTGGTTATAAAAGAATTACTTCTAATTTAAAAGTAGATTTTGATTTAAATAAATTCATCACAGCAGGAACTAGAATTAATGGTTCGTATGAATTTCAAGATGGTATTAACGAGGGAGCTGTTTTTCGTGAAGTTTCATATAGACAACCAAACGTATTGCTAATTGATTTTGACGGTTCATATATTAGAGAACGTTTTGCTAGAGCAAATCCTGTAGCTAGAGCAGAACTAGCTGTAAATGATGATAGAGAGTTTAGATCTTCAATTTTTAATTATGTAAATTTTAAAATTACGCCATCGTTATCATTTAAAACAACATTAGGACTTAATTATAGAAATCAAAAATTAAATGAGTTTAGACCTCAAGCTACTGTTAACATAGACAACGGTAAAATAACAGGAAGAGAAAGACAACGTACATATTATGATATTCAAAACGAAAATTTCTTTAACTATAATAAAAGCTTTAAAGGAGGTCATAATATAAAAGGATTATTAGGTTTTTCTATCCAACAATGGAACATAGAATTATCAGATTTAAATGCTATTGAATTTAACAATGATTACATCCCAACATTTAACAACGTAAAAGAATATAATCTTAACACAGGAACTACTGCAAGCAGTCATGCATTATCTTCTGTATATGGTAGATTGGGGTATGATTACAAAGGGAAATACTTTGTTACAGGATCTTTGCGTAGAGACGGTTCATCAAGGTTTGGAGCTAATAAAAGATGGGGTAATTTCCCAGCAGTACAAGCAGGATGGAGAGTTTCTAAAGAAAACTTTATGAAATCTTTTAATTTCTTAAATGATTTAAAATTAAGAGCTAGTTATGCAATTACAGGTAATGAACGTATTGGTGATTTTGAAAGTGTAGTACTTTATGAACCAGGTTATTTTTATAACAGTATAAATGGTTTTGCTCCAATACAATTAGGAAATGAAAATTTGGGATGGGAAGAAACAGCTCAAGCAAACTATGGTATTGATGTTTCATTATTCAAAAGACGTTTAAATATTTCTGTTGATAGATATGTTAAAACTACTAACGATTTACTTTATGATGTGCCGATTCCAGAAGAAACAGGTTTTTCTAGCATAAAAACAAACGTTGGTTCAGTTGAAAATAAAGGTTGGGATGTTAGTATTTCAGGAACTCCTGTTAGAACAAAAGACTTTACATGGTCTTCAGGTTTTAACCTTTCATATAATAAAAACAAAGTTTTAGACTTAGCCGATGATGATGGTTTTGAATCTGGAGGGTATTTAATTCAAGAAGGAGAATCTTTAGGAAATATGTATGGTTTTAAAAACTTAGGAGTTTTTCAGTATGATGAATCTAATGCATATACCCCAGATGGAGTAAGATTAACCGCCAATTTTAATGAGAATAAACAATTTCAAAACTATACTTTAAACGGACAAGCTTATACAGGTACTGTAGAGCAATTAAAATTTGCGAATAAAGTCTTAAAGGGAGGTGATATTATTTTTCAGGATCAAAATGGAGATTTAAATATTGATGCTGCAAATGATAGAGTAATTATAGGAAATGGATTGTCTGATTTTGTTGGAGGTTTTAACAACAGTTTTGAGTACAAAGGTTTTATGATGTCATTTTTAATAACCTATAATTTTGGAAATGATATTTATAGAAACTACGATCACGTAAGAGATAAAGCAAGTAATGCAGTATATGCTCCAAGTCCAGATCGTATTGATGGTGCATGGGTAAACCAAGGTGATGTAACAAAATATCCAAGTTTAGATAGTAGTAGAGCTAATAACAGGAGTGGATTCGAATCTAATTATGTGAGTCAAGCAGATTTTATTAAACTAAGAAATATCAAATTTGGTTATAACTTCTCTAAAGAAACTTTAGAAAAAATAGGTTTCATTAATAAATTATCTCTTAGTGCAAATATTAACAATTTGTTTATGCTAACAAATTACGAGGGATATAACCCAGAATTAGGAAATAGAGGTAATGCGTTGCAACCAGGGTGGGATAGCTTACGTTACCCAAATAAAACAGAAATTATTTTTGGATTAAACGTTCAGTTTTAATAATAAACCTGATCATTAAAATATTTAAGAGATGAAAAAAAATAGATATATACTAACATTGTTTTCGGTACTGGCTTTAGGATTTGCTAGTTCTTGTGAAAGTGTTTTAGAAGTAGAGCCACAAAGTCAATTGTCTGATCAAGCTTTTTGGAATACCAATCAAGATGCACAACTTGGAGTTGCGGCTATTTATGATGCTATGCAAAACGCCTATAAAGACAAAAAGTTTTATTGGGGAGAATTTAGAGCAGATAATTATATTGATTCTGACAAGCCACAACCGATTACTCAAGATTTAATAAATAATAACTTAACCCCTCAGTCTGATGAGGCGCATTTAAGATGGGCTGATTTTTATGCAATGATTTTTAGAGCCAATTTAGCTATCGAAAAAATCCCATCAATACCACAATTTAATACTCAGCTATTAGGAGAAGCTTATGCATTAAGAGCTTACGCATATTTTGATGCTTATAGAGTTTGGGGAGGAGTTCCATTATTTACAAAAGCTAAATTAACATATGATGATAATTCTATCAAGCCTAGAGCAACCGCACAAGAAGTATTAGATTTAGTGTTGGCTGATTTAGAGAAAGCAGATGAAAACTTAACAGAAATATCGTCACGTTTTCAATTTTCAAAAACAAGTTTACTAGCTTTTAAAGCAAAGGTATTTATGTATTTAAAAAGATACCAAGAAGCCAATGATTTAATTGACGAGTTGATAGATAGTAAGCAGTTCTCTTTAACAACTAGTAGAAAAGATTGGCGTAATTTATTTTTAAATGATGAAGCTAGATTCCCTGGTGAAGGAGAAGAAGGACCAGAGTTAATTATGTCACTTAGGTATGATTTTGAGGAAGATGGTAACAGAGCATCAGGAGTATATTCAATTTTTTTCCAAGGAGTGCCTAGTTATTGGGTAGCACCAGAGGTGGTTAATTTATGGGAAAGCAAATTCCCTACAGACTCAATTGCTTGGGTAACAAAATACCCAGGAGTTCCTCCTCATGTAGTTGATGTAAATGAAGATAGCGGAGAAGAAACCAAAAGATATGGTGACTATCGTTATTATGAATCTATAGCGGCTCCAGGACAATTAGCAGAAGATTTAAGAATATCAAAATATGCTAAATCTAATATTAGCCCTAGTATAGATGACACAGATATCATTTTATTCCGTTATGCAGATATGTTGCTTTTAAAAGCTGAAGCATTAAATCAACTTAATAGACAATCGGAAGCATTAGACTTAGTAGACGAGGTAAGAGCTGCTCGTGAATTACCACTTATAAACACTGGTACAACTCCAGATGTTGTTAATGTTACAGATAAAGATGAAGTTGAGAATTTTATTCTTGATGAAAGACGATTGGAATTAATAGCGGAAGGTACAAGATGGTGGGATTTAGTTAGAACGGACAAGGCTGTAGATATTATGGGGCCGAAAAACGGATTGACAGATGAAACTATTATATGGCCTATTTGGTTTAGAAATATAATTAACAACCCTAAATTAGAACAAAATGAAGCATATAAATAATATTATTTTAAACTCTAGAAGAGATAAATTAATGAAAACAATAAAATTGAAATTTAGAATAGGTTCGGCATTACTTTTTTTGTTTGGTGCTTTATCTATTGTTAGTTGTGATTTAGAACCTCAAGAACGTTTTGAGTTTGATCCAGAAGTATCTCCACAAGTTACTTTTGGTTCAACAACAGCTTGGGAATGGTTACAAACAAATCCAAAAGATGAATTTGGATTTATGATTGAGGCTATTAGACTTACCGGTTTAGAAGATATTTATAATAGTAAAACAGAAAACTACACCTACTTTTTAATGAAAGATGGCAATTGGACAAATAATGGGCCAGGTTTTTTTAGTAAAGAGTTTAACTTAAAAAACACAGCAGGTAAGGATCCTGTAGATGTTTTTGCTGATCCTAAAGTGGATTTAAATATTGTTAAAGAAGCACTATTACATTTAATTTTAAGAGATTATGTAGATCAAGGTCCAGGTCATTTAAAAAGCCTAGATGTGAATTATACTTTTAATACTTTATCAAATGATGTCAATAATAAAACGATGACAATAAGTAGAGATTGGAATTATAATATGCAATTAAACGCTGCTGATGATTTACCTCCAGGAAACTTAGGGAAAATTAATTCTAGTGTAGGTTTTCATAACTATATTTTTTCTAATGGAAACACTGTAGCACATATCTTAAATACAGGTAATAACCCTAAAATGACAAGGCGTTATAAATTTGGCGAGCCATTATTTAAACTATAAAAACTACTAATAAAATTTTATAGTAGAAGTATCTAAAATAGCGCTATTGATATTATGTAAATGGTGTCACTAGTGCTATTTTTTTCATTCAATTCATAATAGTTATGAAAAAAAATAAATTCAAAAAAAGGAGTAATCACTTGATAAAGTGGGCAGTGATGGGGTTTGTAGGTATTGTTCTAATCGGATGTGCAAATAAATCAACAAAAGAAGAAGTACAAAATAAACCCAATATTATTTTTATTCTAACAGATGATCAGCGTTGGGATGCTCTTGGTTATGCAGGGAATCCATTGGCATATACTCCAGAAATGGATCAGCTTGCAAAAAGTGGTGTGTTTTTTAAAAACACGATTGCTACAACACCTATTTGTGCGGCCAGTAGAGCTAGTATTTTTAGTGGTTTACAAGAGCGTACACATAATTATAGTTTTACAACAGGGAATATTAAGGAAGAGTACATGCAAAACTCATATCCCAAAGTGTTAAAAGAAGCAGGATATTATACTGGCTTATATGGGAAATTTGGTGTAAAATACAAACATTTAGATTCTTTATACAATATATATGAAAACTATGATTTACGATATGATCGTAAAGACATCACTAGTTATTATTATAAAACCTTAGGGAAAGATACTGTTCACTTAACAAGATACACAGGGGAGAAAGCATTAGAGTTTATTAAGAAAGCACCATCAGATAAGCCTTTCTGTTTACAGCTTAGTTTTAGTGCTCCTCACGCAAGTGACAATACTGTAGAACAGTATTATTGGCAAGAAGAAAACAATCATGTCTTAGAGAATACAACTATTCCCGATGCCAATATTTCAGAAGATAAATATTTTGATAGATTACCACAAAGAGTAAAAGATGGTTTTAACCGTTTACGTTGGTTTTGGAGAGATGATACTCCTGAAAAATACCAGCACAGTGTAAAAGGTTATTACAGAATGATTGCGGGTATTGATAATGAAATTGGGAGAATTCGTAAGGAATTAGAAACGAAAGGAATTGCTGATAATACCATTATTGTTTTGATGGGGGATAATGGTTTTTTCTTAGGGGAAAGACAAATTTCTGGAAAGTGGTTAATGTATGAAAACTCAATTAAGGTTCCATTAATTATTTACGATCCAAGAAATAAAGTACACAAAGACATAGAAGATATGGCTTTGAATATTGATGTGCCATCTACCATTTTAGACTTTGCAGGTGTAAAAGCTCCATTAACTTGGCATGGTAAGAGTTTAAAACCATTTATAGATAATGAGAATACTAATCTAGAAAGAGATACTATTTTGATTGAGCATTTATGGGATTTTAAAAACATTGCCCCAAGTGAAGGTGTAAGAACTAAAGAGTGGAAGTATTTTAGATATGTTGATGATAAATCTATTGAAGAGTTATATAATTTAAAAGAAGACCCTAGAGAAACTAATAATTTAATACATAACGAAAAGTATCAAGAAGTAGTGGTTAAATTAAAAAATAAGCTAGAAACTTTAATTGAAGAGTATAAAGATCCATATTCTTTTACTCCTAGCAATGTTATGTTTAAGAATAATAATTTTAGTTGGGACGTTACTAGTACTAAACAAAAACAAACAGGCTATCAAATATTAGTTTCTTCATCAAAAGAAAATATTGATAATAATATTGGAGATATTTGGAATAGTGATAAGATAGAAAGTAATGTTCATTCAGAAATAAGGTATCAAGGAGAAGAGTTAAAACCTAAGAAAGAATATTATTATAAAGTTCGCATTTATGATGAAATAAATAGAACAGGAGCTTACACTTTACCTAAAAAAATATCATTATAAAAGCTAAAAAGATTTAGATCTAAAGAGTGATACTAAATTGTAGTTGCCTTGTATCAATACAGTACAGGACACATTTATACTATTTAAAATATAGTTTAGTATTTAACACTTAATAAACTAATTAACTATGTATAAAATTTACTTTAAAGCACTATTGGTTTTTCTATTGGTAGCGTGTCAAAACAAAACTAATTCAGTTGCT
Above is a genomic segment from Wenyingzhuangia fucanilytica containing:
- a CDS encoding RagB/SusD family nutrient uptake outer membrane protein encodes the protein MKKNRYILTLFSVLALGFASSCESVLEVEPQSQLSDQAFWNTNQDAQLGVAAIYDAMQNAYKDKKFYWGEFRADNYIDSDKPQPITQDLINNNLTPQSDEAHLRWADFYAMIFRANLAIEKIPSIPQFNTQLLGEAYALRAYAYFDAYRVWGGVPLFTKAKLTYDDNSIKPRATAQEVLDLVLADLEKADENLTEISSRFQFSKTSLLAFKAKVFMYLKRYQEANDLIDELIDSKQFSLTTSRKDWRNLFLNDEARFPGEGEEGPELIMSLRYDFEEDGNRASGVYSIFFQGVPSYWVAPEVVNLWESKFPTDSIAWVTKYPGVPPHVVDVNEDSGEETKRYGDYRYYESIAAPGQLAEDLRISKYAKSNISPSIDDTDIILFRYADMLLLKAEALNQLNRQSEALDLVDEVRAARELPLINTGTTPDVVNVTDKDEVENFILDERRLELIAEGTRWWDLVRTDKAVDIMGPKNGLTDETIIWPIWFRNIINNPKLEQNEAYK
- a CDS encoding SusC/RagA family TonB-linked outer membrane protein; amino-acid sequence: MKKKSKKHGSGISKTYLFGMLFFLGICGFTAQAQISTVSGTITADDGLPIPGANVVQKGTTNGVISDFDGNYMISLKPGAQVLVFSYLGYETQEVSVKNKNTVNVVLGKSSEELDEVVIIGYGEVKRADVIGAVGSVKSEEILQVAPVSALEGMQGRVAGVQITSDGGPGSGSEIQIRGISTFGAGSAPLYIVDGQQVEDIDNINPSDIENIDILKDGASAAIYGSKAANGVVLVTTKQGKAGFPKMTVDYINSVSFLNNLVPVSNTRQWNKFEKLRTGSTDASGTVLDSLGIRNQLVVDVQDAIKQLGVKNQLNLAFSGGGEKSKFYWNTGYLKESGIIIGSGYKRITSNLKVDFDLNKFITAGTRINGSYEFQDGINEGAVFREVSYRQPNVLLIDFDGSYIRERFARANPVARAELAVNDDREFRSSIFNYVNFKITPSLSFKTTLGLNYRNQKLNEFRPQATVNIDNGKITGRERQRTYYDIQNENFFNYNKSFKGGHNIKGLLGFSIQQWNIELSDLNAIEFNNDYIPTFNNVKEYNLNTGTTASSHALSSVYGRLGYDYKGKYFVTGSLRRDGSSRFGANKRWGNFPAVQAGWRVSKENFMKSFNFLNDLKLRASYAITGNERIGDFESVVLYEPGYFYNSINGFAPIQLGNENLGWEETAQANYGIDVSLFKRRLNISVDRYVKTTNDLLYDVPIPEETGFSSIKTNVGSVENKGWDVSISGTPVRTKDFTWSSGFNLSYNKNKVLDLADDDGFESGGYLIQEGESLGNMYGFKNLGVFQYDESNAYTPDGVRLTANFNENKQFQNYTLNGQAYTGTVEQLKFANKVLKGGDIIFQDQNGDLNIDAANDRVIIGNGLSDFVGGFNNSFEYKGFMMSFLITYNFGNDIYRNYDHVRDKASNAVYAPSPDRIDGAWVNQGDVTKYPSLDSSRANNRSGFESNYVSQADFIKLRNIKFGYNFSKETLEKIGFINKLSLSANINNLFMLTNYEGYNPELGNRGNALQPGWDSLRYPNKTEIIFGLNVQF
- a CDS encoding sulfatase, giving the protein MKKNKFKKRSNHLIKWAVMGFVGIVLIGCANKSTKEEVQNKPNIIFILTDDQRWDALGYAGNPLAYTPEMDQLAKSGVFFKNTIATTPICAASRASIFSGLQERTHNYSFTTGNIKEEYMQNSYPKVLKEAGYYTGLYGKFGVKYKHLDSLYNIYENYDLRYDRKDITSYYYKTLGKDTVHLTRYTGEKALEFIKKAPSDKPFCLQLSFSAPHASDNTVEQYYWQEENNHVLENTTIPDANISEDKYFDRLPQRVKDGFNRLRWFWRDDTPEKYQHSVKGYYRMIAGIDNEIGRIRKELETKGIADNTIIVLMGDNGFFLGERQISGKWLMYENSIKVPLIIYDPRNKVHKDIEDMALNIDVPSTILDFAGVKAPLTWHGKSLKPFIDNENTNLERDTILIEHLWDFKNIAPSEGVRTKEWKYFRYVDDKSIEELYNLKEDPRETNNLIHNEKYQEVVVKLKNKLETLIEEYKDPYSFTPSNVMFKNNNFSWDVTSTKQKQTGYQILVSSSKENIDNNIGDIWNSDKIESNVHSEIRYQGEELKPKKEYYYKVRIYDEINRTGAYTLPKKISL